The Acidobacteriota bacterium genome has a segment encoding these proteins:
- a CDS encoding sigma-54 dependent transcriptional regulator, producing the protein MRGAKVLIVDDDDEVRDSLARLLNTYGYDIATGSDCASALTALTTDEPDVAVVDYSLPDGNAIELLEQLAELEVETPIVVLTGHGTIELAVEALQEGAVHFLTKPVQGAALRVILDRALEGRRQQRLINAQRKVEQRRRIDPFLGASQAIRQLEKDARRIATVESPVLILGETGSGKGTLARWLHDNGSRSAHPFVDLNCAALSKELLESELFGYARGAFTGAVDQKAGLLEAAHGGTLFLDEIGDLDPQIQPRLLKVIEEKRFRRLGEVRERTVDVRLMVATHRDLRLQMERSTFREDLFFRVSTFQLLVPPLRHRREDIPELATLLLTRIASDLGRSSLRLTAEAEAALIRYSWPGNIRELRNVLERAALFADGGRIYGEDLRFDAMSSAEDPLGTGESTANSQVASPRIEQQRGAIEAALRAENWNVGRAAERLDMPRSTLYLRIKQLQIRLPGR; encoded by the coding sequence ATGAGGGGTGCCAAGGTATTGATCGTAGACGACGACGACGAGGTCCGGGACAGCCTGGCTCGCCTGCTCAACACCTATGGCTATGACATCGCCACCGGCTCCGATTGCGCCAGCGCCCTCACCGCCCTCACCACCGATGAACCCGACGTGGCGGTGGTGGACTACAGTCTCCCCGACGGCAACGCCATCGAGCTCTTGGAGCAGCTCGCCGAGCTGGAGGTGGAAACCCCCATCGTGGTACTCACCGGCCACGGCACCATCGAATTGGCGGTGGAGGCACTGCAGGAGGGAGCGGTGCACTTCCTGACCAAGCCGGTGCAGGGGGCGGCGCTCCGGGTGATCCTCGATCGGGCCTTGGAAGGCCGCCGCCAGCAACGGCTGATCAACGCCCAGCGCAAAGTCGAGCAGCGACGCCGCATCGATCCTTTTCTTGGCGCGAGCCAGGCCATTCGTCAACTGGAGAAGGACGCGCGGCGCATCGCAACGGTGGAGAGCCCGGTGCTGATCCTCGGCGAGACCGGCTCGGGCAAGGGAACCCTGGCGCGCTGGCTGCACGACAACGGCTCGCGCTCCGCCCATCCCTTCGTCGATCTCAACTGCGCGGCGTTGAGCAAGGAGTTGCTCGAAAGCGAGCTCTTCGGCTACGCCCGGGGCGCCTTCACCGGCGCGGTGGATCAGAAAGCCGGCCTGCTGGAAGCCGCTCACGGGGGCACCCTCTTCCTCGACGAGATCGGCGACCTCGACCCCCAGATCCAGCCCCGGCTGTTGAAGGTGATCGAAGAAAAGCGCTTCCGGCGCCTCGGCGAGGTGCGGGAACGCACCGTCGACGTGCGGCTGATGGTGGCGACCCACCGGGATCTGCGGCTCCAGATGGAGCGCAGCACCTTCCGCGAAGACCTTTTCTTCCGGGTCAGCACCTTTCAGCTCTTGGTCCCACCCCTACGGCACCGGCGGGAGGACATACCGGAGCTCGCCACCCTGCTGCTCACCCGCATCGCTTCCGATCTCGGACGCTCCTCGCTGCGCTTGACGGCGGAAGCCGAGGCGGCGCTCATCCGCTACAGCTGGCCCGGCAATATCCGCGAGCTACGCAACGTCCTGGAACGGGCCGCCCTCTTCGCCGATGGCGGCAGGATCTATGGAGAGGATCTGCGCTTCGACGCCATGTCCAGCGCGGAAGACCCCCTGGGCACCGGAGAGAGCACCGCCAACTCCCAGGTCGCCAGCCCCAGAATCGAGCAGCAACGCGGCGCCATCGAAGCCGCCCTGCGCGCGGAGAATTGGAACGTGGGCCGCGCCGCCGAGCGTCTCGACATGCCCCGCAGCACTCTCTATCTGCGCATCAAGCAGCTGCAGATCCGCCTCCCGGGCCGCTAG